The genomic region CCAGTGAAATTAAAGAGATTAGAGGCAATGGAACAACATATAACAATGCATTTGCATAAAGGTGTTGGAAGCGCAGTCTAGGGTAAGTTCAGTGCACCACACTCTTCTCACTGGGAGCGAAGCTCCGCTAAGGGGTATTCCTATGGGGTCCAGTTCGAAGGCGTCGCAAACACGGAACCGTTATACGAAATTAAGTGCCATGACATGCTGCGGTTACCTAATAAAAATTATAACACTGGAGGTAGAATATGAGTAAAAAAATGAAAAATTATGGAATGTTACTTATGGATTATTTTAACGGACACATAGATGCTAAACAAATTCTAAAAAGAGATGATGGTAAGTTGATAAATATCCCTATAAAGATATACTTTAGGGACTATGATGAACTGATGCCATCTGAAAGAAATTTTTTTCATTATTGCAAAGGGGAAGTTTTGTGCATTGGCGGAGGCACTGGTGTACATAGCCTAATATTGCAAGAAAAAGGTTTTGATGTTTTGGCTATAGATATATCAGAAGAAGCCTGTGAGATAATGAAAAGAAGAGGAGTTAAAAAGGTTAAGTGCATTGATTTTTATGAATTTGATGAAGGACAATATGAAACAATTGTTTTATTGGGTAGGAATATTGGTATGGTTGGGACTTTAGATAACCTTGAGAGTTTCCTTAAGCATCTAAAATGTTTCATAAAAGAAGATGGACAAATTTTGCTGAATTCAGTTGATCTTAAAACAGCTTGTGATCAAGATGATTTAAAGTATATGAAAATGAATGAAGAAGCCGGAAGATACTACGGAGAAGTTAAGTATAGAACGATTTATGATGATAGAGAAGGAGACACGTTCAACTGGTTATATTTGGACAATGTTATACTGAAAGAATATGCATCGAGCGTTGGAATGGATTGTGAAATCCTAGAACAAGATGATGCTGGAAACTATCTAGTAAGACTTACTAAGCATACGCACTTAGACTTCGTATAACATTTAGTGTGTATCAGAAGTTGAGCATAAAAAATCTCGCTTTAATAACGAGAATTCAGAGCTCAATTTCTGATACACCTTGTTGAATGATAGCCGCGTGGGTATTTACAAGCTATGGAGATTCAATTGATTTTTTCTTTTAAAATATGATTTCCTCATTAAAATTTGACCTAAGTTTAGTGGATACAACTTGAAAACTCAGCATGATCTATCTTTAGATATGATTGATTCCTCTTAGCTTTATTATAATTTAATACTTTTTTTAAATATATGCTTTTATAGCATATAACCTTTTTTGCAATGAGGACATAAGTGAATATCACTACCCATCATTTTAATAAGTATCTCAGCAGAGGTTAGTAGTAATTTAACCTTAGGATGAACTTTACCAGTTAAAAGTGTAATTAATTTTTTACACGATTCTAAGGCTATTTTTTTGTTCTATTACATAATATTCCAAAGTGATGGATTTTAACAAATCTAGGTGGAAGAACATGAAGAAGAAAACGTCTAATAAACTCCAAAGCATACAAAGACATAAGCTTCTGTTTGCCACCATCTTTGTAGTCCTTCTATTTAAAAGTAACCATATCATTTTCAACCTTAACAATACGATGATTAGAGATAGTGACACGATGGGTATAATTTCCAAGGTATTTCATGATATGACTAGGCTTTTTAAAGTTAGGCTTAGAATCGACATTCCAAGGTATAGAATATAAAAAATCAATAAGCTCCTGAAACTTATTAGGGTTTTTTAAATAGTCGATATCTCCAAAGAAATTTAGCTCATTATTAGCATACAACCGTTTAAGATAAAAGAGAAATTTACCACGAAATACCTTTCCGAGGACCTTAATATGGATAAAGAATTTCTTTTTCGTTTGAACAGATTTAGTAGAATTCATAGCTAAGCCACCACCAGGAATAATACAATGAAGA from Serpentinicella alkaliphila harbors:
- a CDS encoding class I SAM-dependent methyltransferase; its protein translation is MSKKMKNYGMLLMDYFNGHIDAKQILKRDDGKLINIPIKIYFRDYDELMPSERNFFHYCKGEVLCIGGGTGVHSLILQEKGFDVLAIDISEEACEIMKRRGVKKVKCIDFYEFDEGQYETIVLLGRNIGMVGTLDNLESFLKHLKCFIKEDGQILLNSVDLKTACDQDDLKYMKMNEEAGRYYGEVKYRTIYDDREGDTFNWLYLDNVILKEYASSVGMDCEILEQDDAGNYLVRLTKHTHLDFV